ACCAAAGGAAACCGTCTTTTCACAAATAACTACCTCCCTCTATAAACTGAGTATTTGCCTTATACAGGGAAACATAGCGCCTAATGAGCATAAACATGTAATAGATCTCTTAAATGAATTCATCGAAAATCCCAAAGTTTCTTTTAAAGAAGATGAAAAACAAAAATTTTTAGATTTAAAACAAGCTCTTTTGTTTGATCCTAGCCAACCTATACCTAGAGAAAGAATACCCTCTTTACAACCTCAGAAATGCCTTAAACTAATAAAGGAAATCGAAAAACGCCCTCCTTCTATAGGAGAAAGTAAGTTAGCCATTGAACAAGAATTAGAGAAATTGAGCAAGCATGCAATGAATTTTACTCTTATGATGTCTTGTGATAAAAAAATTTTTAACAAGACTAGAGATTCTCTATTTTATCGTAATATCATACAAAAATCTGAAGAAACAGATTGCTGTCCTATAAAATTATTTCTCGATGAACTTAAAATACAAGGGTTTCCTACATGGAAAATTGTTTTGGTAAAGGTCTCATTTTTTGTCATAAAGCATTTAGGAATAGAAAAATCCATCCATAAAGCACTAAGCAAATACTCTATAATGCTTTATCAAGAATACACTCGTGATCAATTTCAAGATTTAAGCCAGAAACTAGTAGAAAATGCAACGATATACTTTCATTTATTAAACTCTGCTATCTCAAATGCTAAAGTAGATGCGCAAAAATTTCCAGATCAAGAACAGATCACTCGCCTGATTATAGAGCAGCTTTTATCTTTAAAACTAGAAGACGATGAAGCAGCGCTTAGAGAGCTCAATCTTCATGATCTATATAGTAAATTTGTAGACGATTTTCTGGAAAAATCAGAGTCAAGTCTATTAAAATGGATTGTATGTTTTTTTATAGATAAACCTGCTATTATTTCTTCTATTATCGAAACAGGAATAAATTCTTTCATTAAGCCAGATCCTAATGGAAATGCTTCTGGATTAGATCTCTTAATTCGCGACGGTCTCAGAACAATCTATAAAAAATTTCAACAACCAGAGGAAGATTCTCAAGAAAAGCCACTGCCTTCTAATCCGCTTGTCGAGAAATTTGTAGAAAACCTTATGCATACTTTTAATCAACATAGGAATATTCAACAAATAGCTTCTTCTACAAAGATTGCTGTTGCTCAGGCAAATCTTAAGAAGGAATTAGACAAACATGGTTCAAGATTAGAAGGAATACTTGACCAACAAATAAAAAATTATAAACAGCTTAACTATAATACAGAACTGCTATTAGATGCCAAAAACACGCAAGCGCTAGGAGAGAAAGACAGAGAATCTTTTTCCTTTTTGCCTGTTTTTCGAGATAAAATTCTGAACATTTTTTTTCCTGAACCTGAGACTAGACTGCTGCAACAACATACCATATCCCTAGCTGATGTTGGAAGCGATAAAATAAACACTACCATAAAAGCTGAAGTCGATGATAAAATTAGAGAAAAATTTATGCTTGATCTTACAAAATTATCAAAAGCTCCACCTTCTGAAGAAATCCTCTATGATTGGCTCTATCAAGGCTTAGGATTAATCAACCAAACTATTGAGAGCCCCAAAGAAAATAAAGAAAAACAAGAAGATGTAAAAGAAGAGATTACAGAGCTCTTAAGCGATATTAGTGCTTTGATTGCTAGCAAAGCACCTAAAACTGCTATTAAGGATATTATAAAGCGTGCGGGCTTATCATCAAAGCTAGCATCGAAGATTGAGGGCTTATTATCATCAAAGCTAGCATCTTGGATTTCTCCTATAATCCAAGAGCGTTTACAAAATATTGTAGACTTAGCAACGCAAGAAGCCTTGTATCAGCCCGAACTTATAGCTCAATTGGGTAGAAGGGTTATTTTACCTACAACTACTTTTTTAAGAACCTCTTAAGAATCTTTCCCATTTTCAAATTGCCTTTGTAAATGGGTAAGTTTTCTTCTTAAAGCACCTTCTACGTCGATCCCTTTGCTATCTGCTGTCATTAAAACATCAATTAGAGAGTTAACTATTTGTTCTTCTGTATGTAAAGGCAAAAGCTCTGATTTAAGCTCAGAAAAACCATTTGTCTTAAGCCGGTGTAACATCTTCTGTGCTCGAGATAAACTGGGAAGGCTTTCTGAAATACCGCTAAGAGCTCCTTTAGATTCCGTTTTTTTGATTTTTTGCCAGTTTTCTGCAATCTCTTCCACACTATGCACTTTTAAGTTATCAAAAACATGAGGATGACGACGGATCAGTTTCTCGTTTATATTCGATAAAATATGGGTTAAATCAAACCGTTTATCCTTTTCCGCAATTTTAGCACAAAATAAAAGGGTATAAAGCATATCCCCTAATTCTTCCATGATCTGCTCATCTAGATCTTGATCAATGGCTTCTATCACTTCATGCACTTCTTCGAGAAGATAGGGTTGCAAACTCTTTAGAGTTTGTCTACAAGACCATCCGCAATGATTAAAGAGCTTGTCTATTGTTTCTATCAAATTCGTAAATTCTTCCATAAGAGCCTTATAAAAATTTAAGTTTTCTAAAGGATCCTATCATTTTTTCTGTGTTTTATTTAAGATAAATAAAAACCGTTAGAGGTTTCATGCAACGACAATTCACAGCAACTGTATACATTATCAAAGATGATAAAGCTCTTTTGCTCATGCACCCTAAATTTCATAAATGGCTGCCTCCAGGAGGGCATTTAGAAGAGAATGAAACCCCTCATGAATGCGCTTTGAGAGAAGTATTAGAGGAAACAGGCTTAAAAATCGGTTTTTATCAAGATGAATATTTTCAGGTATCTCATAAAAACGCCTGCAGCATCCCACGTCCTTTTTTATGCTTGTTGGAAGAAATTCCCGCTTGGAATCAGACCCCTGTACACCAACATATAGATTTTGTATTTGTTGGATATCCGATAAAAGAGGGTCTGGATAAGGAGTTTTCTTACCGATGGTTTTCTAAAGAGGAAATTCTAAAGCTAAAAGAAGAAGAAATTTTTCCAGATGTTAAGCAAATTATTTCTGAAATATTTAACTTAAATTCCTTTCTCATAAAGGTTTAAAAATATGCAAGGGCTTTTTATTGCTTCTACCGGTCAGCATATTGGCAAAACCACAGCCTGTTTAGGCCTTTTCTCCGGGTTGCATAAGCTCTTTTCTCGTTTAGGTTATATGAAGACCATTGGACAGCAACACATCACTACAAAGCAAGGTACACAATTAGATAAAGACGTATTAGTCTTTAAAAAACATTTTGTACTGACCGATTCTTTAAAATCTATGAGCCCTATTGTAATTCCTGCTGGTTTTACTCGCGATTTTTTAGACCAAAAAATCCATATTGATGACTTGCGTAAAAAATTGATCAGCTCTTTTAAAACAATCCAAAAAAATAAGCAATTGGTTCTTGTAGAAGGCACTGGGCATTGTGGGGTGGATTCTATCATCCACTAGATCTCTTGCATAGCCAACAAGCAATCTAAAATTTTAAAGTATTTTAATCCATGAGAGTATGATTGTTTAAGCGATATAGCTGGAAATGCTTTTGTTAAGATAGGAATCTATAAATGAAAGCTTTAAAATAAGGGGTTATGAAAGAAATCTACTTAAATAATGCCCAAGTGGCTAAAGAGCTAAAACTTCCCCTAATTTTAATCTCTTCAGGAGGATTGGGCTCTAGCTTTGATGATTTAACACTAAACATTACCCTTTGCGATCAGTATAAACTATCTATTTTAGGAGTGATTCTTAACCGTGCGTTGCCCCAGAAACAAGAAATGATCCAGCATTATATGAGAAAAGCGCTTAAACGCTGGAATCTGCCTTTATTAGGATGTATTCCTTTTGATCCTTTTTTAAGTACTTTTTCCATGGGGACTTTGAGCTGTTATTTCAAACTCCTACTATTACAGGGTCTAATCATAGGTTTCGTCATTTTGATGGTATTCGATTGGTCGCCACCTCTTTAGAAAGCTATCGTGAAATGATTCTGCCCAACCAACTTAATTATTACACCATCTAATCGAGAAGATATTATTTTAGCTACCCTTAACAAACATTTAGAACTATTAGATTCTTGCAAGGAAGGTCTTTGTGCAGGAATGATTTTAACAGGAGATTTTTCTCCTCGCCATTATTTATTTAATAGAACAATTAGCAAAAGCTGATATTCCCGTTCTTTATCAGGACTTACGCATGAAGAATTTCCTTTGCACCTACCAGATCTAATAAATAATCTTTACGACATGATGCAATGAAGCGCCGTTTACGTAATAGGATCTATTGTCTTATTAGCAGAACCACATAATGTCTTGCCGTCAATGGCAATGCTGTCTCTTCCAAATGCCTGAGCTATGGACTGAGTCCACTGCATAAAACATGTACGGAACGAATGAGGATTTAAAAAGGCAAAAAACCTCTCATAGGTATACTTATTTGCATTCAAATTAAGAGTTTGAGTGTATAAACATTTTTATACAAAAGATAACATCTTCTTGCAAAATAGAGCAGTTTTTTCAAAAAAAACTAGTTATGCAATTCTTAATTTGAAATCAAACTAGTATATCATGAGAAGGAGCCCCATATTTACAGATATTAACAGATTGTAACCAACCGAGGTTCATCTGTGTCCACAATCTAAAGCCCATGTAATCATCTTGTCCACATAGCATGGCTAGGATAGATGTTGATAATATCATGAAGGCTATATAGTTGATTGCGCGCCTTTCTTGGGTCTGGTAATTTCGAAAAATGCATCATAATAGATGAAGAATGAATGAATCCTTCCATTTTATACTCCTTATGAAAAAGGAGCCAGAATCATTTTTTATCTCTCAATTATCAAGCAAAATCTTCATGCGTTGGCCCTGGTTCTTTATACACCCTTACATAGTTATACAGCGATGCAAAAAATTTCTGCTTTCACTGCAAAAATATCGACAGAAGATATCCATAAGATTAAAGAAGCTATTTCTGTTGCAGAAAGCCATATTGATTTCTCTTTATTGCAATCTGTTCTTAATGGTAACTAACCATTCAGAGCAAACCTTTATTAAATGATGGGTATCAAGATTTTTTAAACAAGCCCCTGTAGCACATTTTCTTAAAAGAGGACAACGAGACCAGAACTGTACTTGATAGGGGCAGCTCCCTTGTATAGAAAAATGCTGTAGCCCAATCGGTCGATAGCGCTCTGCTAGTGAAGGCCCAAACATGCTAAAAGAAGGAGTATTGGTTGTTGCACATAAATGAAGAGCAGCTGAATCCACACAAATAACTCCATCCATTTCACTCATTAAACTTTGCCATAAAGGTAAACTCAGCTCTCCTATACTCAGAGATTGAGATTTAAACCTTTGAACCATATAATCAGCTTGTTGTTTTTCAGATCCCGTGTGGTACACAAAAAGGAAGCATACGGAGTACTGGGTGCTAATGTGGGTTAGTAAAGTACATAAGGTTTCCACCTGTATCTCTTTGTTTGGCCAATGAGAATGCGCTGCTATCATGAGACGTATGGGTACTTTAAGAGATCTATTTGCTAATAGAATTTCTAATCTATTTTTTTCTAGGAATGTTAAATTCATAGAAATTGATTGCGGCAAAAAAATTGCATCATCGTTAAAATAATGCTGAATCAATTGCAAATATTTCATTTGCGCATTGAGCGTTTTAGCAAGAGGTATTTTTCTTGTGGTGACTAAAAGATTGATTTTTTCTTGTACGTGAGTAGAGTCAAAACCAATTTTTTCTTTAGCCCTTGCTAAGAAAGTTACACAGGCTGATTTAGCATTTCCCTGCAAGTCGAATAATAGATCGTATTTTTTAGAGCGCAGGTTTTTAAGAGTGCTAAAAAAAGTTTTCCAAGCCCCTAAAGAAGAGCGCCAGGCTTTAGTATTAATTACAATAATATTGGAAAGCAAAGATGAAGCTGATAATAAAGAAGCATTTGACTCTTCTACCACCCAATCAATCATTGCTTCTGGGAATCGAGCACGTAAATATTGCAACGTTGGCAATGTTTGAATAACATCTCCAATGGAAGAGGTTTTAACTAAAAGAATAGAAAAAGAGGAGCTTTGCATATCAAAACAGAATATCCTTCAGTAAAATATAGCCAAAGTAAAAAAATCATGATAAAATTAAAAATTTATTTTATGTGAGTATATAAACAATGAAATACATAGGATCTTCACGACAACCAACAGCTCTTTATTACATCGCTTTAACAGAAATTTGTAGGCGTATAGCCTTTGGAGCTATTGCTTATTTATTTTTCTTTTATATAGCCGACTTTCAATATTTTACAGAACACGCTTCCGGTCAAATAGGAACCGTATTTTTATCAATTACTATTTTTCTACCTATATTAGGTGGATTCATAGTAGAACGCATTCATTATCGTCTCTCTGTTATTTGGGGTATTTTATTAAATGCAATAGGCTGTTTTCTGATTTTAACCAGCTCTTTACCTTTTCTGTTTATTGCTCTTGTTTTGGTAGCTTTTGGAAATGCTTTATTTCAACCAGGTAGCTACGCTCTCTTAGGTACCTTTTATCAACAAAAGCCTCATTTAAGAGACTCTGGCTTTTCCATTTACTATGCCCTCATAAGCTTAGGGCAGCTTTCTGCATTTTGGATCCTAAACTCCTTAGCTGATTTAAAAAACCTACAGGCAGCTTTTGCAATAACAGGTAGCATTGGATTGATTGGTTTAATCCCCTTAAGTATAGCTTTAAAGCAATATAATAGACTTAAACTCCAAGCTGCAGAAAACGCTTTTTCTCCTCTTCACAAGCAGGAAAAAGATCGAATTTGGGTAGCGGTCATCCTCACCTTATTTTCTATTGTTTTTTGGATAGCTCAAGACCTAAGCCACACGACATTAAGTCCTTTATGGATCGAATATGGTCCCTCTATGATTAGACTTCTACCCTTTGATATGCAACTCTTTAGCATACAGAGCTTATATCTCATCTCAATTGCGCTTGTTTTAGCCAAAATCTATCTTTTTTCTTATAAAAAACGCTCTTATAGCAATGCTATCTTAAAAATTTCTCTCGCTTTTTTCATCTTGAGCATTTGTTTTGCCATGTTTACTTTAGATAGCTTCGAGCTAAATTTCGGCTCCTATGTAACTAGTTCGGTATTTACCGTATATTTTTTCGTGGTTTTGGCAGAGCTGCTGCTAGCTCCTATTGGTCTTTCTTTAATCACACGCCTATCCCCGCGCCGTTACACAGCTGTTTTAATCGGTATTTGGATTACTTGCTTCAATGCTGCTTTTTATTTAAGAGATTTAGCTTTTTTATTTATTCCAAGTCCCGTTTCTCCACATATGCTTTTTGAAACCGTTGCGATAGCATTGATCATCATCGGTCTTCTCGTATTTGCTCTTTCCAAAAAATTAAATCGCATGTGTCATTTTGAGCTCTTTTAAGCACTCTTTAAAATCCTCTGGAATTTTAGCCTTGACTGTTATTATTTGATGAGAAATAGGATTCGGGAAACGCAAGATATACGCATGCAACAAATGACGTATAACAGAGGTTCTGCAAAAAAAATGTTTTGCATAGAGGGTATCGCCTAAAATGGGATATCCCATATAACTTAAATGTACACGAAGCTGATGCGTCCTACCGGTCATTGGTTGGCATAGAAGAAGAGAAGCGGTTTTACTACGCTTTAAACAACGCCATAAAGTAACAGCTCTTTTAGCACCAGGTTTAGTAGCTACTCCATATAGGCTCTGTCCTTGGTAGTTTTTTAATTTTGCAATAGGCTTATCTATTTTTCTTTCCTCTTGCAAAACTTGCCCATCCACTAGTGCTAGATAAAACTTTTCTACAGAGTGCTCTTTAAATAAAGCAATCAATTTTTGTAAAATGAGTTTATTTTTCACAAAAATTAAAGCACCTGATGTCTCTTTATCCAAACGATGACCCAGTAACCATCTATCTTTTAATAAAGGTTGTAGGGACCGCATATCACTGATTAACATTGCGGGTTTGTTACAGATAAGCAGGTGTTCATCTTGATATAAGATTTCTAAGTGTTTTGGATGAAGAGTTTGGGGCTGATATAAGATCACCACATCCCCTATCTTTAGAGGATGGGTAGAAAAGCGCTCGACGATTCCATTTACAGTGCACAACTTTGTATCAATTGCAGATTTTAGAGACTTAACCGAGATGTCTGTGCATTGCAGCCTTAAAAACGCAAGTAAAGACATCCCTTTATACTCTCTTTCCAATTGAGCTTTACACAGAATCTTTTTCATCAAAATGCTCAAGAAAATCTATCGTGACTCTTACCCCAGCCCCTGTAGCTAAAGTGGGATGATAAGATTTAGACTTTGATAAATAAGCCACTCCTGCAATATCTAGATGCGCCCAAGCTGCTTTTTTAATAAATTGCTGTAAAAAAGCCGCTGCTGTGCAAGAAGATGCAGGACGGCCTCCTATATTTTTTAAATCAGCAATCTCTGATTTTAGCATTTCGGTATACTCTGGGTATAAGGGAAGACGCCAAAGCCTTTCATCTGTCCTAAGAGAGGCTTTTTGTAAGCCCCTTACAAGAGAGTCATTATTAGAAAAAAGACCTGCAGCCTCTTCACCAAGTGCAATCACAATTGCTCCTGTTAAGGTAGCAAAATCAATCACAACAGAAGGAGCATAGGTATCTTCAACATAAGAGAGAGCATCTGCTAAAACAAGTCTCCCCTCCGCATCTGTATTACCTATCTCCACCGTTTTTCCTAAGCGACTGGTATATACGTCCCCTGGTTTATAGCTACTAGGGCCTATTGCATTTTCTGCTAGAGCAAGCACACCAATGACGTTTCTTTTAATTTTTAAGCTGCAAAGGCTCTGTATTACACCCAATACACAAGCGCTACCAGCCATATCGCTTTTCATCGTCTCTATATAACCTGTAGTTTTTAAATTAAGACCACCTGTATCAAAGGTAATTCCTTTTCCTACAAGAGCTATTTTTTCTTTAGAAGAAGGATCTCCCATATATTCTAAAACAACTAAAGCAGGAGGTTGAACACTCGCTTTTCCCACAGCTAGCAATAAATTCATTCGCTCCTTTTCTAATTGCTTTTCACGTAAAACGACAACTTTAAGCTTTTTGCAGTCTTTACTTAAATCCTTTGCTGTTTTGATTAAACCTTCTACATGAGAATCATCCGCATTGCTATTCACTAAATCACGTGTAAGATATACCCCCTGCAGAATCTGTTCTACTTTCTTTATTAAAAAAGCATTAGATGGCTCTACACCGCAAATGCATGCATTCTCCAAAGGTGGGTTAAAAGGAATGCTTTTAAAGCAATCAAAGGCGTAATTTGCTAAGATTAACCCTTCTAAACTAGCTCGTATGAAAGAAAAGCCTTCTTTTTTGCTAAAAAAAGGCAGAAGTACATTACAGCTTTTGATCTTTTTAGCTCTTAGCTGTTTGACCGCACTTGCATAAGATTGCCGCAAGGTTTCTTCTTGACAATCAGCTTTTTCTCCTAGTCCTAATAAAAGAACCCTCTTTTCTATTCCTTTTTCGCGGTACAATAAAAGCGTTTCCCCTTTTTTACCAGAAAAGTCATCTAGAGGAATCTTTATAAGGACATCAAATTCTTTTAGTTCAAGAGCTATTTGCGCTTGAGTCTTTGTTTCCCATACAGGACATATCACAGCATCGGCGTATTTTCGTTTTTTTAGATCGGAAATATGGGTAATTTTAATCATAGTAATTAAAAAGGAATCTCCTCTTCTGCATCAAATGGTTCGTTGCTTAAAAGTGGTTTAGCTTGAATGCCCTCTTCTTTTAGCGGGGCATCGGTTGTTTGGCGCTCATCTGCCCTTTGATCTGTGCGACCAAAAGGACTAAACATGATATTATGAGCTGTAATTCCTGCTGAAATCTGAGGCTTTCCCTCTCGATTTGTGAAGATTTCTAAGTCCATTTCTCCTTGAACTATAATAGGGCTACCTTTCTTAAAATAAGCCATCATTTTATCAAATTGTTCGCCCCAAATAGTCACTCTCCACCAAATTGTTTCGTCTTTTCCAGCCTTACGCGTGCGTGCGGCTACACGTAAAGTAGTAACTTTTCGACCCGATGGGGTGAATTTAACTTCTGGATCAGAACCTAAATGTCCAGCAACTGTAGCTTGATTCATAAAAAATATCCTCGTATTTTTAAAAGTGATGCTACAAAGAGTATTTCTTGTAGCTACTAAAATAAGCAAGCAGTTTTCTTTCTAAATCAGAAAAGTCTAGAGAATTTAAGAAGATTATACATGCCATATCAGTATTTTTAACACTTTAAGCATTAATAATTACAAAGCTTGTTTTCGCTTTCCGACCAATGCTTTTTCTGACCTCGCCAACCCATTTTTTTTAAAACTATTTCAAGAACACTCTTAGAATTTTTATCATCTTTTTTATTCCAAAGATGGAAATAATAATCACAAAAAAATATCATATAGATCAACTATTCGTGGACGTGTTTTTTTGCGTGTAGACTCAAGTATTAGATGGATTTTGCTAAATTGTTTACGAGAGATATCGCTTGGATAAGAGCGGGCCATAATTACTTCCAAAGGTTTTATGAAAACTATCATTATACCTTAATGAGAAGATTTTAAACAGGCTCTTAAAGAATTATCCTTTACTAAAACCTCATCTACCCCACTCAATTTATAAATTGTCTTGTCGTGAAGCTTGTTGAAGAGCCGGATGCGGTAGTTCCGCAAGTCCGGTTCTGTGAGGGATGCGTAATGAAAGTTACGCATCTAATCGATAGAGGTTTCATCAGACGATTGAAAATGAATTTTATGCATCAGCATTTAGGCAAAAAGTTTATCATAGTCTAGAAGAACTGCAAATGGATGTGGATAAATGGGTAAAAGAGTACAATGAAGAGCGAGTCCACTCTGGGAAATATTATTATGGGAAGACACCATGGCAAACATTTCAGGATGCAAAGCATCTAGCACAAATGAAAATGCTAGACACATTACACCAAATTGATATTGTCAATGAAGTGCTATCTGTCAATTCAAGTTCTGTCTAGGACATGTTTTTTTAAGTATTTATATGTTCTTTTTTGTGCACTTCGAGGTTGAACGGGCACTCTCAAAAGTTTAATTTTGAAAGAAGTCTACTCCCAAACTGGCGTTAAAACTTCCAATCCAGTGCCATGTTTACTTGATTAATCTTTGAACCATTTCCAAATTTTCCATCATAACCTAAAGAAATGCTAAAACCGTTTTGAGAAGAAACAGAAAACTGTGCTCCAAGGAGAATTTGATCGGTTATTTGATGAAAACTAGTAACTGAAAAATCTGATTTACAAAATGTACCTTCTCGAAAACTAGCAGTGTAATGTCTTCCTGAAAGGGGTGTTGTTCTTAACCAACCCACGTTAACGCTGGGTACTAAACACATATTGCAATAGAGCCATTTTTTGGCAAGTTTCATATTAATTAGAAAACGTAAAAATGAAGCATATTTTCTTTTTACAGACAAGTTTATAGAATTGGCTTTGTTTTCTTT
This is a stretch of genomic DNA from Candidatus Rhabdochlamydia oedothoracis. It encodes these proteins:
- a CDS encoding MazG nucleotide pyrophosphohydrolase domain-containing protein is translated as MEEFTNLIETIDKLFNHCGWSCRQTLKSLQPYLLEEVHEVIEAIDQDLDEQIMEELGDMLYTLLFCAKIAEKDKRFDLTHILSNINEKLIRRHPHVFDNLKVHSVEEIAENWQKIKKTESKGALSGISESLPSLSRAQKMLHRLKTNGFSELKSELLPLHTEEQIVNSLIDVLMTADSKGIDVEGALRRKLTHLQRQFENGKDS
- a CDS encoding NUDIX hydrolase translates to MQRQFTATVYIIKDDKALLLMHPKFHKWLPPGGHLEENETPHECALREVLEETGLKIGFYQDEYFQVSHKNACSIPRPFLCLLEEIPAWNQTPVHQHIDFVFVGYPIKEGLDKEFSYRWFSKEEILKLKEEEIFPDVKQIISEIFNLNSFLIKV
- a CDS encoding AAA family ATPase; protein product: MQGLFIASTGQHIGKTTACLGLFSGLHKLFSRLGYMKTIGQQHITTKQGTQLDKDVLVFKKHFVLTDSLKSMSPIVIPAGFTRDFLDQKIHIDDLRKKLISSFKTIQKNKQLVLVEGTGHCGVDSIIH
- a CDS encoding AAA family ATPase, with amino-acid sequence MKEIYLNNAQVAKELKLPLILISSGGLGSSFDDLTLNITLCDQYKLSILGVILNRALPQKQEMIQHYMRKALKRWNLPLLGCIPFDPFLSTFSMGTLSCYFKLLLLQGLIIGFVILMVFDWSPPL
- a CDS encoding DRTGG domain-containing protein — translated: MITPSNREDIILATLNKHLELLDSCKEGLCAGMILTGDFSPRHYLFNRTISKS
- a CDS encoding transposase family protein, with the protein product MEGFIHSSSIMMHFSKLPDPRKARNQLYSLHDIINIYPSHAMWTR
- a CDS encoding glycosyltransferase family 9 protein; the encoded protein is MQSSSFSILLVKTSSIGDVIQTLPTLQYLRARFPEAMIDWVVEESNASLLSASSLLSNIIVINTKAWRSSLGAWKTFFSTLKNLRSKKYDLLFDLQGNAKSACVTFLARAKEKIGFDSTHVQEKINLLVTTRKIPLAKTLNAQMKYLQLIQHYFNDDAIFLPQSISMNLTFLEKNRLEILLANRSLKVPIRLMIAAHSHWPNKEIQVETLCTLLTHISTQYSVCFLFVYHTGSEKQQADYMVQRFKSQSLSIGELSLPLWQSLMSEMDGVICVDSAALHLCATTNTPSFSMFGPSLAERYRPIGLQHFSIQGSCPYQVQFWSRCPLLRKCATGACLKNLDTHHLIKVCSEWLVTIKNRLQ
- a CDS encoding MFS transporter, with the protein product MKYIGSSRQPTALYYIALTEICRRIAFGAIAYLFFFYIADFQYFTEHASGQIGTVFLSITIFLPILGGFIVERIHYRLSVIWGILLNAIGCFLILTSSLPFLFIALVLVAFGNALFQPGSYALLGTFYQQKPHLRDSGFSIYYALISLGQLSAFWILNSLADLKNLQAAFAITGSIGLIGLIPLSIALKQYNRLKLQAAENAFSPLHKQEKDRIWVAVILTLFSIVFWIAQDLSHTTLSPLWIEYGPSMIRLLPFDMQLFSIQSLYLISIALVLAKIYLFSYKKRSYSNAILKISLAFFILSICFAMFTLDSFELNFGSYVTSSVFTVYFFVVLAELLLAPIGLSLITRLSPRRYTAVLIGIWITCFNAAFYLRDLAFLFIPSPVSPHMLFETVAIALIIIGLLVFALSKKLNRMCHFELF
- a CDS encoding RluA family pseudouridine synthase, with the protein product MKKILCKAQLEREYKGMSLLAFLRLQCTDISVKSLKSAIDTKLCTVNGIVERFSTHPLKIGDVVILYQPQTLHPKHLEILYQDEHLLICNKPAMLISDMRSLQPLLKDRWLLGHRLDKETSGALIFVKNKLILQKLIALFKEHSVEKFYLALVDGQVLQEERKIDKPIAKLKNYQGQSLYGVATKPGAKRAVTLWRCLKRSKTASLLLCQPMTGRTHQLRVHLSYMGYPILGDTLYAKHFFCRTSVIRHLLHAYILRFPNPISHQIITVKAKIPEDFKECLKELKMTHAI
- a CDS encoding leucyl aminopeptidase produces the protein MIKITHISDLKKRKYADAVICPVWETKTQAQIALELKEFDVLIKIPLDDFSGKKGETLLLYREKGIEKRVLLLGLGEKADCQEETLRQSYASAVKQLRAKKIKSCNVLLPFFSKKEGFSFIRASLEGLILANYAFDCFKSIPFNPPLENACICGVEPSNAFLIKKVEQILQGVYLTRDLVNSNADDSHVEGLIKTAKDLSKDCKKLKVVVLREKQLEKERMNLLLAVGKASVQPPALVVLEYMGDPSSKEKIALVGKGITFDTGGLNLKTTGYIETMKSDMAGSACVLGVIQSLCSLKIKRNVIGVLALAENAIGPSSYKPGDVYTSRLGKTVEIGNTDAEGRLVLADALSYVEDTYAPSVVIDFATLTGAIVIALGEEAAGLFSNNDSLVRGLQKASLRTDERLWRLPLYPEYTEMLKSEIADLKNIGGRPASSCTAAAFLQQFIKKAAWAHLDIAGVAYLSKSKSYHPTLATGAGVRVTIDFLEHFDEKDSV
- the ssb gene encoding single-stranded DNA-binding protein is translated as MNQATVAGHLGSDPEVKFTPSGRKVTTLRVAARTRKAGKDETIWWRVTIWGEQFDKMMAYFKKGSPIIVQGEMDLEIFTNREGKPQISAGITAHNIMFSPFGRTDQRADERQTTDAPLKEEGIQAKPLLSNEPFDAEEEIPF